One genomic window of Pocillopora verrucosa isolate sample1 chromosome 8, ASM3666991v2, whole genome shotgun sequence includes the following:
- the LOC131791025 gene encoding protein sidekick-2, with translation MVHQQSGLLLCLLCWIAVKAENPPTISSVTKTPVSFYEGGRVTLHCSATGNTPLTYQWFATDFEGNAKDVSSGRHSQQPSTGQLVINSLNHTLDDGYYYCVARNPAGRTRSTRLKIQVSFLEKTPNVDTSVRLGLLQGGEFTYEYPVIKSFPKPTITWTKGGSSMSETQRISFSTEGNIYIGNVEVNDVGNYYSRVENGGQSFSRGPLTVSVTARGNIPDTPYIILGPTNQRATAGKTNSVTFECFASGSPMPSISWRKAGQVISQSAKFSFDTFKKRLTVHNPAVSDEGVYECRVTNSKNVFKTKSANLTIIVMPTFTVTPTMADKYPQESVTFKCSATGTPTPEITWFHNGQKVPPSTTGRIQINNKNDLTFISLQSGDKGSVQCAATNDAGEILSKALLRVKELPVWIDVPPKNTDAVVNDTVELECVGRGNPSPTITWQKNDQNINFANNPRYFQKSSGSLQISRSQKSDSGKYTCIATNSIGSKRANASLRVLIKTVIVNPLPSQIDAIKGIDKLLPCGVQKDPDISVKWIWTKDGSAVDVSRMKVQSDGTLRILTVQQGDAGSYTCLVQSEAGNASTTGQLSVLEIPLAPTTPVVSDIKTTSVRLSWFPPDYSGNSPITSYKIEAKKGSNNWQLARDDINPSDRQMSVIVRNLSPHTQYQFRVRAVNQVGDGAPSGASGVIRTLISAPSAAPQSVSGAPTSADSILVQWQIPPPETHNGPLRGFKIAYRLAGVSASTFIIRKIAISSATQGSIDGLLQWTAYEIKVRAYNDAGDGVYSQPITVTTAEGLPTAPPQEVKVINITTVSVYLEWKPPPQKQQNGRIKGYKLQAWKGSTPSNIYQRVADHDDTAAIQKGILGGLEKFTQYTIAIVAYNGAGDSPRSDTKLIKTEEGVPDAPRSFTISEVYADALRVSWDPPLRLNGILTAYLVKHWRNDSLPSSGQTTRLSNVTLSHTVTGLGANTAYVVEVSAETRVGASTSKRLVAKTTESPVKPGAPQNLKVIEVRARSVVLDFTPGSSGRAPILTYIIQYNNDTYYDPASSSWKTLMIVRDAHLVWNLLPLELPHLKPYRDYRFRVTATNKVGSSSPSAPTDTIRTQETAPSLPPSNLTLLPLGKDGLELRWKIPPQDTWNSDFIGFILRFEPEGVPSFAFENKFPSSQLNYYRAGGLLRHKRYKVSVRSYNLNGKGASNGSAVAWAWTQEDAPSSAPTSLKPEVTGATSVTLRWEPVPYVGQNGVILGYKIYYRIFGKQNTEKEKELFNGLVYSTSLTGLESFVTYEFQILAYTRIGNGPKSAAVRATTRSSSPGPPSRVRFTSVSRETVTIAWDPPVYPRGVIQGYKAACRLNTSSASDPYVWQSTMGRNDLRRTAGPLNPQSFYRFYLWALTNTSQSEYPAEAVVYTGGSTEPPDAPYILPVYFSDIGERWIIVKWQATSDAKSPLRYFTLQLNKNDEGWQVYSANVLHDFRSLKVEGLFPGESYTFRIMATNDKGNSPYSAASSSVTTRLALPTGAPRNITVTSYPTSLDIKWAAPLPQELGGTLQGFILKHREKSAASSVFSEVSLDANSRNHKLERLKVFTVYEIKVAAVNEKGPGPYSPLYRVTTGEKPPSEAPKDLTKGTVTRTSIGVRWIAPSSASFNGHLMGYKVYAQDLSLTQGRRRRRRSLEAGVCPREPGPKLLFVPPHLNNVNITNLRKYVKYRIWVRAYNSKGESPPSTSLEVTTHEDRPEPPAVFRADAVYNARVDLYWKPPCEPNGEILEYEISYGRTAELTPNSDREKIVVDGKRETMKVTGLAMLTSYSFQLRARNPMGYGPPNEFLAKTKGPAEPPGQPGKPVVHPGSITAVIMWVNGDSGNVPFEKFEIQSQTDGSESFVTNWEANPDDTRKNRSYVSYTVGNLEPNTGYRFRIIAWNEKGKSKPSEPSDRVITGPADSDLQSGIIYKQWWFILLMVLFFIILVLLIAGFAYLCYRRRKEDADQGSSAGASTTQSTLERMRNPSRNGTIRSGTLPSVQITYRDANREPEEDASSLGSKEEPSDSDSGVSEMTYKRKQADINFIGHYSNNPNHQQWKNSLGRTRPANGRNLIEHTTEESDTPEEVPISRALKSFSAMSLPRDKRDGPPAYDNRRFMAKSADQLDRIERSQLPPEAVTSFMSPDYEQKQKRPAYRDRKEPYSRSRATRPAGSLRRSRDQMDYNDDSSTPPRSPTRPNTGIGYLPKTEIQNRNRRDPRSNSFRRALDFDPNPRDSDGSSKYSDRASSSSNDHRDTRTNANSMGRPRIQYDEEPGRRRRQPQQLPSLQMKSANKPPRYHTPPSPLSPVSPAPSYHTVDPVFGGRISPVPSYHGSSRDGNSDHSDGGRIPPPVLYMDRTGHNNENFDSSEPHISTYSSFV, from the exons ATGGTTCACCAGCAAAGTGGACTTTTGTTGTGTCTCCTTTGTTGGATCGCGGTGAAAGCAG AAAACCCTCCAACCATTTCCAGTGTGACAAAAACTCCTGTGAGCTTTTATGAAGGGGGCAGGGTGACACTTCATTGTTCAGCTACAGGCAACACACCCCTTACCTACCAGTGGTTTGCAACAGATTTTGAGGGTAATGCCAAGGATGTTTCATCAGGTAGACACAGTCAGCAACCAAGCACAGGTCAGCTTGTTATAAACAGTCTGAATCATACTCTAGATGATGGCTATTACTATTGTGTAGCAAGGAATCCAGCTGGAAGAACAAGATCAACAAGATTAAAAATCCAAGTTTCAT TTCTAGAAAAAACACCAAATGTTGATACCAGTGTAAGGCTCGGACTACTGCAGGGGGGTGAATTCACCTATGAATACCCTGTTATAAAAAGTTTTCCAAAGCCTACAATTACATGGACTAAAGGTGGCAGCTCTATGTCTGAGACACAACGCATCAGTTTTTCTACTGAAGGAAACATTTATATTGGAAATGTGGAAGTAAATGATGTAGGTAACTACTACTCAAGGGTTGAGAATGGAGGCCAGTCATTTAGTAGAGGTCCACTAACAGTGAGTGTGACAG CAAGGGGAAACATACCTGATACACCATATATCATTCTTGGCCCCACAAATCAGAGAGCTACAGCAGGAAAGACAAACAGTGTTACATTTGAGTGCTTTGCAAGTGGAAG TCCTATGCCCTCGATATCCTGGAGAAAGGCAGGGCAAGTGATTTCTCAGagtgcaaaattttcttttgacacATTCAAGAAGAGACTCACTGTTCACAATCCAGCTGTATCTGATGAAGGAGTCTACGAATGTCGAGTAACTAACAgcaaaaatgtctttaaaaccAAGAGTGCAAACTTGACAATAATTG TTATGCCAACGTTTACAGTCACCCCAACGATGGCGGATAAGTATCCTCAAGAATCAGTGACTTTTAAATGCAGTGCGACTGGTACTCCAACACCAGAGATTACTTGGTTTCACAATGGTCAAAAAGTTCCACCTTCGACCACAGGAAGGATCcagataaacaataaaaatgaccTGACATTTATAAGTCTTCAATCGGGCGACAAAGGAAGTGTTCAGTGCGCGGCAACCAACGATGCTGGCGAGATACTGAGCAAAGCTTTGTTGCGTGTAAAAG AATTACCTGTATGGATAGATGTTCCACCAAAGAACACAGACGCTGTGGTTAATGACACAGTGGAGTTAGAATGTGTGGGCCGTGGAAATCCATCGCCAACAATAACCTGGCAGAAAAATGACCAAAACATCAACTTCGCCAATAATCCTCGATACTTTCAGAAGTCTTCTGGTTCACTGCAGATTAGCAGAAGTCAGAAGAGTGACAGTGGAAAATACACGTGTATAGCAACCAACAGCATAGGCTCCAAGAGGGCAAACGCTTCTCTTAGAGTGTTAA TCAAAACTGTGATCGTCAATCCGTTACCAAGTCAAATAGACGCTATCAAAGGAATTGATAAACTTCTTCCGTGTGGGGTCCAAAAAGACCCGGATATATCAGTCAAGTGGATTTGGACCAAAGATGGATCTGCAGTCGATGTATCCCGGATGAAGGTTCAAAGTGATGGAACACTACGCATACTCACTGTGCAGCAGGGGGATGCTGGGTCGTACACGTGTTTGGTACAGTCTGAGGCGGGAAACGCCAGCACTACAGGACAGTTGAGCGTTCTCG AAATACCGCTCGCACCCACTACCCCAGTGGTAAGTGACATCAAGACGACTTCAGTTCGCTTATCGTGGTTTCCACCGGATTATAGTGGTAACAGCCCCATCACATCTTACAAAATCGAAGCCAAGAAGGGCTCCAACAACTGGCAACTTGCCAGGGATGACATCAATCCTTCTGATAGACAGATGTCAGTCATTGTCCGTAATCTTTCGCCGCATACTCAGTACCAATTCCGCGTGAGAGCTGTCAATCAAGTTGGAGATGGTGCACCCAGTGGCGCGTCCGGAGTGATAAGGACACTGATATCAG CGCCGTCTGCAGCTCCACAAAGCGTCAGTGGAGCTCCAACAAGCGCTGATTCTATACTCGTGCAGTGGCAA ATTCCTCCTCCTGAAACACACAATGGTCCGTTGCGTGGTTTCAAAATCGCTTACCGTCTGGCTGGCGTTTCAGCGAGTACCTTCATTATAAGAAAGATTGCAATTTCATCTGCTACTCAGGGCAGCATCGACGGACTTCTGCAGTGGACTGCGTACGAGATTAAAGTGCGGGCTTACAATGACGCAGGAGACGGGGTGTAcagtcaaccaatcacagtcACCACAGCAGAAGGGC TACCAACAGCTCCACCACAGGAAGTGAAAGTGATTAACATTACCACAGTCAGTGTATATTTAGAATGGAAACCTCCACCTCAAAAGCAACAAAATGGAAGAATAAAAGGATACAAG CTCCAAGCGTGGAAGGGAAGCACACCCAGCAATATCTACCAGCGGGTAGCTGATCATGACGACACGGCAGCTATTCAGAAGGGAATCCTGGGCGGACTGGAAAAATTCACTCAGTACACTATAGCTATAGTAGCCTACAATGGCGCAGGAGACAGTCCGAGGTCTGATACTAAACTTATCAAGACCGAGGAAGGAG TTCCAGACGCGCCTCGGTCGTTCACAATATCCGAGGTCTACGCGGACGCTTTGAGAGTGAGCTGGGACCCACCTCTACGACTGAATGGTATTCTTACTGCGTATTTGGTAAAACACTGGCGAAATGACTCACTCCCAAGCAGCGGTCAAACGACGCGTCTCTCAAACGTCACCTTATCACACACAGTGACAGGATTAGGAGCCAATACTGCGTATGTTGTCGAGGTGTCCGCTGAGACCCGAGTGGGGGCTAGCACGAGTAAGAGACTGGTGGCGAAAACTACGGAATCTCCCG TCAAACCTGGTGCACCACAAAACCTAAAGGTCATAGAAGTGAGGGCCCGTTCGGTGGTATTAGATTTTACCCCTGGATCATCTGGTAGAGCCCCTATACTGACCTACATCATACAGTACAACAACGACACCTACTATGACCCAGCGTCGTCAAGCTGGAAGACACTGATGATTGTTCGTGACGCTCATCTCGTATGGAATTTGCTTCCTCTTGAGCTACCGCATCTGAAACCGTACAGAGACTACAGATTCCGAGTCACTGCCACGAACAAAGTGGGAAGCAGCAGCCCCAGTGCCCCAACGGATACAATCAGAACGCAGGAAACTG CACCCTCCCTTCCCCCAAGCAATTTGACTTTGCTTCCACTCGGGAAGGATGGACTGGAACTAAGATGGAAG ATTCCACCCCAAGACACTTGGAATAGCGACTTTATAGGATTCATACTGCGATTTGAGCCGGAAGGAGTTCCCAGTTtcgcatttgaaaataaatttccaagCAGTCAATTAAACTACTACAGAGCGGGAGGCCTTTTGAGACACAAACGTTATAAGGTCTCCGTAAGGTCCTACAATCTAAATGGTAAAGGAGCTAGCAATGGCAGTGCGGTGGCTTGGGCTTGGACGCAAGAAGATG CTCCGTCCTCAGCGCCAACTAGTCTTAAGCCAGAAGTAACAGGTGCCACATCTGTTACGCTCAGATGGGAACCTGTACCGTATGTGGGACAAAATGGTGTAATTCTTGGTTACAAG ATATACTACCGTATTTTTGGGAAGCAAAACACGGAGAAAGAGAAGGAACTCTTCAATGGTCTCGTGTACTCTACCTCCCTGACGGGACTGGAGAGCTTTGTCACTTATGAATTCCAAATCCTTGCGTACACAAGAATTGGAAATGGACCAAAAAGCGCTGCAGTTAGAGCCACCACTCGATCATCCA GTCCAGGTCCCCCTTCTCGTGTCCGTTTTACATCCGTCAGTCGAGAGACCGTGACGATAGCGTGGGACCCACCAGTGTACCCGCGCGGCGTCATCCAAGGATACAAGGCAGCATGTCGTCTAAATACGTCATCTGCGTCTGACCCCTATGTGTGGCAAAGCACCATGGGAAGAAACGATCTCAGGAGGACTGCTGGCCCTTTGAATCCCCAGTCGTTTTATCGCTTTTACCTTTGGGCTTTGACTAACACAAGTCAAAGCGAATATCCAGCGGAAGCAGTTGTTTATACTGGTGGTTCAACAG AACCTCCTGATGCACCATACATTTTGCCGGTCTATTTCTCGGACATCGGTGAACGATGGATAATCGTTAAGTGGCAAGCCACATCAGATGCAAAGAGCCCCTTGAGGTACTTTACCCTGCAGCTGAACAAGAATGACGAGGGCTGGCAGGTGTACTCGGCAAACGTTCTCCACGATTTCCGGAGCCTTAAAGTGGAGGGACTTTTTCCTGGGGAGTCATACACGTTCAGAATTATGGCCACAAACGACAAGGGAAACAGTCCGTACAGTGCGGCGTCCTCTTCTGTTACAACTCGTCTTGCGT TGCCGACTGGGGCTCCACGCAATATCACAGTGACGTCATATCCCACGTCACTTGACATTAAATGGGCG GCTCCACTTCCACAAGAGCTGGGTGGAACTCTACAGGGGTTCATTTTAAAACACAGAGAAAAGAGTGCCGCTAGCAGTGTGTTTAGCGAGGTTTCCTTGGACGCCAACTCTCGTAACCATAAATTAGAACGCTTGAAAGTTTTCACGGTCTACGAGATCAAAGTGGCGGCTGTCAACGAGAAGGGACCTGGGCCCTATTCCCCTCTTTACAGAGTGACAACCGGAGAGAAAC CTCCTTCGGAAGCTCCTAAGGATTTAACAAAGGGGACAGTGACAAGAACATCTATTGGAGTCAGGTGGATCGCACCCTCTTCAGCTTCCTTCAATGGACATCTTATGGGATACAAG GTTTATGCGCAAGACCTCTCTCTGACTCAAGGACGCCGCAGGAGGAGACGATCTTTGGAGGCTGGAGTATGTCCGCGAGAACCTGGACCCAAGCTGCTGTTCGTCCCTCCTCACCTGAACAACGTCAACATCACTAACCTTCGGAAATATGTTAAGTATAGAATCTGGGTGCGAGCGTATAATTCCAAAGGAGAGAGTCCGCCAAGTACGTCGCTGGAGGTTACAACACATGAGGACA GACCCGAGCCCCCAGCCGTTTTCCGTGCCGACGCGGTCTATAATGCCCGCGTAGACCTGTACTGGAAACCACCTTGTGAACCGAATGGAGAAATTCTTGAGTACGAGATCAGCTATGGCAGGACAGCGGAATTGACCCCCAACAGCGACCGGGAGAAGATAGTTGTTGACGGAAAAAGAGAAACGATGAAAGTAACCGGACTGGCGATGTTGACGAGTTACTCATTTCAGCTCCGTGCGAGAAATCCCATGGGTTACGGACCGCCAAATGAGTTTCTTGCAAAAACAAAGGGGCCTGCTG AACCTCCGGGGCAACCTGGGAAACCTGTGGTACATCCGGGCTCTATTACTGCTGTTATAATGTGGGTGAATGGGGACAGTGGTAATGTTCCTTTCGAGAAGTTTGAGATCCAGTCACAGACGGATG GATCAGAATCTTTTGTTACCAATTGGGAAGCGAATCCAGACGATACAAGAAAGAACCGATCGTACGTGTCCTACACAGTTGGAAATCTGGAGCCAAACACTGGATACAGGTTTAGAATAATCGCATGGAACGAGAAGGGCAAATCAAAGCCATCTGAACCTTCAGACAGAGTTATTACTG GTCCGGCTGACAGCGATCTTCAGAGCGgaatcatttacaaacagtgGTGGTTTATTCTGTTAATGGTGctgttttttattattctcgTTTTGTTGATCGCTGGTTTCGCATACCTCTGCTATCGGCGCAGAAAGG AAGACGCAGATCAAGGTTCGTCTGCTGGGGCCTCTACAACACAGAGCACACTTGAAAGGATGAGGAACCCCTCGCGAAACGGAACCATTAGAAGTGGAACTCTTCCAAGCGTTCAAAT TACTTATCGGGACGCTAATCGTGAGCCGGAGGAAGATGCGAGTAGCTTGGGCTCTAAAGAAGAGCCGTCGGACAGTGACAGCGGAGTGTCCGAGATGACGTACAAAAGAAAACAGGCAGATATTAATTTCATAGGCCACTACTCCAACAATCCTAACCACCAGCAATGGAAAAACTCACTTGGCCGAACAAGGCCGGCAAATGGCCGAAACTTAATCGAGCACACAACGGAAGAATCCGACACACCCGAGGAAGTTCCGATCTCTAGAGCTCTCAAGTCCTTCTCTGCAATGTCTCTACCGAGGGACAAACGAGATGGGCCTCCAGCATACGATAATCGCAGATTCATGGCCAAATCTGCTGACCAGTTAGACCGAATTGAAAGGTCTCAACTACCTCCCGAGGCTGTGACGTCATTCATGTCACCGGACTACGAGCAGAAACAAAAGAGACCAGCTTATCGGGATCGTAAAGAGCCCTATTCGCGTTCGCGGGCCACGCGACCTGCGGGCTCATTGAGGAGATCACGCGATCAAATGGACTATAACGATGATAGCAGTACACCACCTCGGTCACCTACACGTCCAAATACTGGGATAGGTTACCTGCCGAAGACGGAAATTCAGAACCGAAACAGAAGAGATCCAAGGTCGAATAGTTTCCGAAGAGCCCTCGACTTTGACCCAAATCCTCGGGATTCCGACGGTAGCTCGAAATATTCCGATCGGGCGTCGTCTAGTAGCAACGACCACCGAGATACAAGGACAAATGCGAATTCAATGGGTCGGCCCAGAATTCAATATGACGAAGAACCTGGTCGTAGAAGGCGGCAACCACAACAGTTGCCCAGCCTTCAAATGAAATCTGCTAATAAACCGCCGCGGTATCACACCCCGCCTTCTCCGTTATCTCCAGTATCTCCAGCACCCTCCTACCACACTGTAGACCCAGTGTTCGGAGGCAGAATATCTCCAGTACCGTCTTACCACGGTTCTAGTCGAGACGGTAACAGCGATCACTCGGACGGCGGAAGGATTCCTCCCCCTGTTTTATACATGGACAGAACTGGTCACAACAACGAGAATTTTGACTCAAGTGAACCCCACATTTCAACATACTCCTCGTTCGTCTAG